TCAAATAGAGAACCAATATTTTCCAGAGAAGAAACAGACTCAATATGACCATCGGGACGAATTAAAATCGCTTTATCTTTATATGTGGTGTCATCTGTCCAATAGCGGCCAAAACCTTCCTCGAAATAGACCTGCATCAATTTAACCACTTTTGGCATGCAGATTAAAAATTCAGCATCACCAACAATTAGTAAAGTAAATTTCGAATAGTCTAAAATACTATATAAACGTTTTTTTATTTTTTTTTCATATATACTAAAATCAAAAACTCTTGACCCTGAAAGACCTTTTCCGCTATATTCAACCCCCATCCCCGTTATATACCCAGCCCTTTTCTCTATAATTTTTACATAATCTTGTGCATGCATTCCAGCTTCAGAGAACTTAGTTGAACGAGTTAACTCTCCAGATCCTTCAATCACATTTTTTGCAACAGGCTTTCTTTCATATTCATAAGTGCGCAACAAGTTGGAAGGCATGCCGTGATTCATTACCATATTAATTTTCCAAATCAAGTTAAATGCATCCGATATACCAGTATTTAAACCCTGCCCTCCATTTACAGAATGGATATGAGCTGCGTCACCCGCCAAAAATATTTTATCCTGGAGAATAAAATTTTCAGCAACTGACTCCCTTACTGAAAACTGGGAAAACCACTCTATTTCTTTAAAGCGCACACTGTAGGGGCGTGTCACCTTGTTAATCTTATCTATTGCATCTTCGATGGAAAATTCTTTTGTATCCATCCGCACGTAAAATCTGTCTAATTTACCCTCTCGAGGAATCCAGGCGACATCGGCTGTTTCAGCTTGAAACACAATTATCTCTGGGACTTTAGGGAAGTCGGTATCTAAAATACCGTCGATTACTGCCCAAATAATATTTGGACGCACAATTTCAAAATCAACATCGAAAAGATTGCGGACAAATGATTTAGAACCGTCTGCACCCACAACATAACGAGAAGAAATTATTTCCCCGTTGTTTAATGTAGTGTAACATCCGTCACCTTTAATCTCTATGTTATCGACTTTTATTAAACGCTTTACTGAAGATCCTTTTTCTGTAAGTTTTTCGTCTAATAAATTTTCCAGATGGGATTGACCAAGCATAAGAAAATGCTTATGAAAACATCCCTTTAGACTTCTCCACCAATCAGATTGGCGAGATATAAATTTCCCATCCTTCCAAACAGAACTTGTATCACAAGATAAACCCAAGGGGTAAATGTCGTCAAATAAACTGCCTATCTCTAATAATTGCAAAGTCCGAGCATTTAATGCATCCGCTCTGCCCACTTTTAATGGGCCACCAGACTTATCTAGTACGATGGAATTTATATTGCTCATCTGAGCAAGATAATGGCACATTAGTCCAACTGGGCCCGCCCCAATAATGACTATATCGGTTTCCTTTATTCTCATTGGTAAGAATCCAAGCCTGGATTTTCAAATTGGGGGTTACTTAGCACCTGAATCCTACGAATATGGCGAGAGGATTTAGACTTAAAAGATTCTCTACCATGCAAAAGTGTAAAGTTATCACTGATAACTATATCGTCTGTTTGCCACCTGTGAGCATATAAAGTATTTTGAGAATATAGGGCTTTACGTAGACTTCTATGAAAATCATCAATATACTCTACATCAATACCGGTGAAACGGGTTATAGGCGGGTTGATTAGCTTGCCCCTGGATTCAAAATGCGGCTCGCTGTAACGAATAACATTATACTCTCTATGCGGATGCTTGGTGATAATAGGCGATATAACTTTACTGTTGTAAAATTCCATCTTCCTCTGGTAAGTCCCTGTTACCTGCTTCCAAACATTAACATCTTCAGTAGAGGCATTTTCTAAGGCACTAAAAGTGTTGGAAAAATACGTTTTGCCGCCTTGATTTTCTGATGGTGCTTTAACACATTGAAATATTTGATACTGAGGTATTTTGGGTCGATACATTCCATCCCAATGTAAAGGCATATAACTATTATCAAAAATATGATCATCTGGATCTTCATTTTGGATTAAATCCAGCACTTTCCCGAATGGCCAGATGTCAATTTCACCCCAATACTGGCTAAAAGTTTCAAAATCCAGGGAGTCTCTTAGGGGCTCAAAACCCCTTAACACTACAAAGAATTCCTTGTTAAATAGCTCACGTAAAAGATCGATTTCTATGTGTCTAATGCTGACAGCACCACTCTTTGGTTTCAGCATCACACCAAACGGATTCAATTTTATTGTTTCGTAATGCACGATAGATTACACCCTTTGTTAATCAGGTAATAATTTAAAATCTTTCGAATATGTCATATGATTATGAGCAATCGTCAATAAAAAATGATTTGATGCGTAACCCATTCCCTTAAAGCCATAGTCTTATATAGATTAACCGTTAATCCAAATATATTTATTATCATTCCTTTTATATTTCGCGAGAACAATTAAGCCAGAGTATTTTCTAGAAATATGTGCCAAACATCTCAATTTCAAACTTGGAGGGTTTGCTTCTGTTTAGCGATTGTTGTTATGGTAATAGGGTTGTGAAAATTAGGATTAGTACATATTCAGAGCTAATCATAAAATGATAAAAATTTTAGCAGTAAGCGATCTATACGGAAGATATTTAGAATATTAAAATATAATTATTTTTTTGTATTAATTTCAATACCTAACTTTATCCAGATAGTAAAGTCAATCGTTACAGTAATAACAGCATGTCCCAATAGATTCAGAGTTTTACCAAGCTTCTAAATATATAAAGCGGGCATCTAGCCCGCTATGATAGATCAAATAAATATCAGCTAGAGCCTGCAGGGGGCGCCTGTATTTGGATAAGAGCATAGCGGTGCTTCATTTACAATTTTAATACTGCAACAGGAAGTTGCTCCTCCTGGAAGATCTCCGCAACCGCTACCGCCGCAAGAACCGCAGGAATTCATGCAGCAGGCTCCATTTGCCGTGTAGATTCCCCCCTCTTTATACTCACATGTCCAACCATTCTTACCAAAAATCCGCTTTTCGCTTTTCACAGTAAAATTATCAAAATATGCTTTAACAGTCTTGGACGGTGCCCAATCCTCGGTTGAACCTCCATGGAATGTATTAAACATAAATGTGTCTACTAATGCATTCATATTGCCTGTTAACCGTAGACCATGTTTCTCGACAATCTTTTTTCCATCAACATAAAGCTCAATATACCCATCAGCGTTATTAGCAGTGGTATTCAATTTTACAAAAACCTCTACTCTATACCATCTATTCAAAGAAAATTTAAAGCCTGTAAAGTTTGAAAAGCTGTCACCACAGGAACTTTGCCTATCTTGATGATATACATATAATTTGGGTGCCCCATCACCATTAAACATTACACGAACACTCCAACCATTAGAATCAACAGGGTCACACCCTGTAGTGCTACTACCGCCTCCAAGGCCGTGGAGCTTACCTCCCTTAACAAACTGGAAATCGCTATGAAATTTTACATCGTAACTTAGGGTTGCTGATTTAACAGCATTGTTCAGAGGTAATTTTCCGGTGATACGCTCAGATCCCCTATTATATGGGATATAGCTAGCTTCAAGTAGTCTGTTGGCTCCGGATGAGGAAAATGTAACCACTTTTAAACGATCATTATTTATTTTAAGTGGGGAATTAACTTCGAAGTTCATTCTAAATAAGGCGTAATCTGTATACTCAGTAGCTGTAGATAGAGGTGTATCTTTTAAAGCATGGGTCGCCGAATCAGGCTTTACCGATAAAATATCGGAAAATGTTAAATTTGAAAATCCATAAAAAAACACCAACAGTAATAAAGCAATTTTATTGTTCACTATTTACTCCGCTACTTAGGTTGAAATAAAAAATGTAATTATTTAATACTATAAGTAGATCGACTCTCTAATCTGAGAGTAATTTACTTGGCGACTTTCGATCTTTACTTCTTTGTGAGTGGTACCGACTGAATCAGTTATGTACCCTCCTAATAAATTGCTCTCATTGATTGAGGTCAAGGGGTATAGAGTTTTTTAGCGGACTAGAGTGCCGAATATGAATATACTAATCATCTATAAATTGGCAGATAGGTCCAGTTTTGGGGTAAGTTGGAATTATGACGCCCTTCTCATCTTGGTGATGCATCTTTTGGGTAAATATTTATTTTTATACTGCGACTATTTTTAACCCTACATTCTTGCCGAAGGGTATAGAAATTGGCAAGATACTCAGCCGGGTTGATGATGCAGCGTTTCAAATCAACACCCGCTCAAGGAAGGTGTTAAATTACTTGAGTCCACTGAAATTACTGTTGGGCAGGCGCGTGTCACTTAGGTTGGCAATCTGGGGAAAACCTATAATGCTATTATCAATTGCCTACCGAGGCTGCCACTTAGCTTAAGCCATGAATAAATTATGCTTTATTTTATGTCAGCTGCTTACCATCCACCAACACTTACTCTTTGTCGGTTAAAATAAAAAGTAAACAGCTGACCACCCTGATCAATTAAACTTATACTTCACTATGACGATATGCAATATTATTGGCAAGTTATTTTACTGTGACCTGCGATACTATCACCTATAAATCCGAAATCAGTTGATTCGCCAGGCTGCAATAGGTTATTCCACTCTAAGCCACTAGCTTTTAAAGGATTAGATGATGCGTTAAAATTTGCGGACCAGCCATAGTTAAAGGATTCACCTACCCCCAATGACAAATCAACTTGCCAGTTTCTTAGCACAGCCTCTGAAGTGTTAGTTACAGTAACTGTGGCTAGAAACCCTCCGGTCCAGAATTCTTCTTTTACATTACAGCTCAAAGTCGGAAGTGTATCTTCTATAACCGATAATGTAACTTTCGCTGGCACAGAAACATTGCCATCGTCGTCAGTAACGGTATAACTAAAACTGTCAGAGCCGATATAATTCTTCGATGGTACATAGTTCACCTGACTGCCTGACCAGCTTATAGCACCATGAGCTGGCTGCGTGTGAATATGGTACGCAGTAATTGTGCCATCATCAATTCCTTCTAAGCGGATCAATACAGGCATATTCATTGTAGTGGTAGCCGATTTACTCAGTGCAATCGGTATACCATTATCATTACCCGTGGTTTGATTGGGCGCCCACCAATTACCAGTTAGTGCCAACAAGCTTAAAAGGTTTATTGTATCCTCGAAGTAAGATTCGTGCTTTGCTTTTATATAGTTCCAACCAGCGTTGACCATTTCTTGATTAGCAGAATCAACAGAGGCAGCCACTACAACTGGTGCAATAAATACAGTGGAATTATACTCAGCGCCAGGAAGTACATTTCCATTTATAGTATAACCAGAATAGTATTTATTAAAATCGTAACTATCGCCTATTTGTAGCCTAACCCAGGTAACAAGTTTTTCTGATGCCGATTTTGATCGCTGATCTCCATTATGAATGTAATCCATAGACAATCGCAAAGGCGTACGAGCAGCATTGTAATAGTAATGTCCAGAGTTTTTTTCGCCAGTGCCGTTGTCATTCTCGGTATCGGGTCGAGGATTTTGTCCAGTAACAAAGTCAGGCATCAAGCCACTATTACTATTTTGAGTGTTAAGCTGAGCCACCATATCATATATCGAATCAATCGCTGCTAGCCATTCTGCATCATTTGTGGCATTTTCATACGCACGTAAGTGTCCTGTCATCCAATCGGAGCTGCGTGTCGTGTAAATTTTTTGCGTATCCCAATCGCCCAGCATCAATCGCTTCGATTCACTATTGTAGTCAGAAACTCGAAGCCCATTGTTGATCATATCAATGGCTTCTTGCTTGTAATTAATCTCAGTATTAGACCCCCATTGTTTGTCGGCTAGTAATAATGCGTAAGCAATATCCATGTCACCGTCTGTCGCCGAGCTATAAATTCCAGATGTTTCCGATTCGTCAATTTTCCATCCCATTAATTCTGCATTAAGATGGCTACGATGAGTATTGAAAAAGGTAAACAATCCATCAAATTCAGATTTAGCATTCTGGTTATATCCAGCCATAAGTGCTGTAATAACCATGCCGTAGCCGTGACTTTCGGAGGTTCCCTTACCATGACCATCTGTATCGGCGCCATGTACATAATAGCCACCTTCTATTGTTGCTGACTGACGAAGGTATTTATCTTTCCAATAATCATAAAACTCTTTGACAGATTCGTTTTGGCTCTGGGTTGTTTGGCTGTTAGGTTTGATGCCGTAATAATCAATATTCTGTGGAAATGGGTAGTTTTGTGCAGTCACGAATGAGGCGGACAGTGCCATAATTACGACACAGAATAGAGATCTCATAGATTTAAAATTAGCCATACTCTTCTTCCTCGGTCTGATATTTAAAGTAATGGTCTTTAAATTATTCTGTGATGCAGTTTTACTTTGAGAGAGGAAAAACTCCATATCAAATCTATCCATGAGCTTATTCATTACAGATTCCAAAGTTCACAGTTAATGAATTACATCCATTTTAGAGGAGAAAATTCATTACTAGAGCTAAAACTGTAAACAACTATCCTTTAAACTGTATCTTTGAAATATTCTTAGACTCGCTGACAACTTTGAAACAATAATTTGACTTAACTAGAACGTATAGATTTGGGCGTCCGACCCACCCACAAAATAACCTATTTCATCTCGTTCAATACCAAGTGCTGCTCTGCCTTCTCCCCTAGGTAAACATCACCTTAAGTGTTCTGGAGTAAGTAGAGAAACCATTACATTGAAAATACATACCTAAAAAAGTGATCGTGTTCACAAAAAGGGGAGATCTGGGGAAGTTATTAATTGGCACGTCCGTTTTGTCTCAAATTTATCGCTTCTTATCTTAAGCTGATTAAATTTAGCAGATAACAGTTTTTTTTTATTCAATAATTGTACTTCGGAATTTATCGTTACTACTCCAATGTGATGACACTAAATACTAAATTGAGAACTGGGTACGTTGTATTGCGAGTCTTTAAGAAAATAATTGGGATTCTGAAATGTATAAATTAACTTTGAAGCTTTCTGGAATTATACTACCCCTCAGCGCCAGCCTATTTACTATGAGTGCAATGCCCACATTTGCAGCGACTTGCGAATACAGGGTGCAAAATGAATGGAATAATGGTTTTGTTGCGTCAATTAGAATTACCAACGATACCACCAGCACTATCAGTGACTGGGATGTGAACTGGGTATATAGTGGGGAAGATCGTATAACCAACGATTGGAGCACTAAACTTTCTGGTAATAATCCTTATACCGCATTGCCAGAATCTTACAACGCAATTATTGAGCCAGGTCATTCCATAGAATTTGGCTTTCAGGGTACCAAGAATAGTGACCCTGCTGAAAGTCCAGTCATTAGTGGCTCTGTTTGTGAACCTGTTGACCCGCCAGAGCCCCCGGAACCTTCTGAAGGTGTCTTTCGTGTGAATGGTAGCGGAAAAATTACAAAAAACGATGAGGTATTACCAGTACGATGTGGAGCTTGGTTCGGTCTTGAAGGGCGCCATGAACCATCGGATGATGCGAATAACCCAGGTGGCGCACCGATGGAACTCTTTATAGGTAATACGTTTTGGGCCAATGGAGGACAAGGAACCGGACGAACTATCCAGCAAACTATAGATGAGATCAAAGCACAAGGTGTTAATGTAATAAGACTTCCAATTGTGCCACAAACACTGGAGGCTGATAACCCTCAAGGCATTCCTGATGTATTTAAAAATCACCCATCTGTATTATCTGAAAACTCCCGTCAGGCCCTGGAAGATTTTATTGTACTGGCAGATAAAAATGACTTGAACCTCATTATTGATATTCATTCCTGCTCCAATTATGTCGGTTGGCGAGCAGGTAGATTGGATGCAATACCACCATATACTGATGCTGATCGCGAAGAGTATGACTTTACTCGAGAAGATTACGCCTGTTCAGATGCAGGACCTGGAGTTACCGTCCATGAGTATAACGAGGATAGGTGGCTAGAAAACCTGCGAGAAATCGCTTCTTTATCAGATAAACTTGGGGTTGGAAATATATTAGGTATTGATATCTTCAATGAACCTTGGGACTACACATGGGATGAGTGGAAATCACTTGCTGAAAGCGCTTATCAGGAAATTGATAAAGTCAATTCAGATATATTAATTGTAGTTGAAGGAGTTGCAGCTAAGAAGTCTGATGGAACTCCTGTTCCTCATGGAAATGAAGAGTCAAATCCCAACTGGGGAGAGAATTTTTATGGTCAGGCCGATAATCCACTCAATATTCCAAAGGAACGTTTAGTTTTATCTCCTCACATCTACGGGCCCTCCGTGTTTGTTCAGAGACAATTTATGGATGAGTCACAAGAAAGATGCAATGGACTTGAAGGCGATGCTGCTGGAGATGAGCAATGCAATATTTTGATAGACACTGAGAAACTAGTAAATGGCTGGGAGGAACATTTTGGCTACTTGCGTGACGAGGGATTTGCCATAGTAATTGGTGAATTTGGTGGAAATATGGACTGGCCCGCCGGGACAGCACCAATCAGAGACCAAAAAAGATGGAAACATATTGCACCAGGTATTGATGAAGATTGGCAAAACGTTGCTGTTGACTATATGGTAGAACATGAAATTGAAGCTTGTTATTGGGCAATTAACCCTGAATCTGGAGATGCCGCAGGGTGGTACGGTCATGAATACGACCCCGTTTCTAATACTGAAGGTTGGGGACAATGGAATGTGTTTGACACCAGGAAAACCGATTTGTTAAACCGACTTTGGGGTAATAAATAACAGCTGATTTCCAGTGGCATAATTCGCTTTAACTATTATTTGTGAATTATGCCACTCCATCCAATTGATGCAGATAGCAATCCTGAAGCACTGTGCCCAACATATATTTCACCAAATTTATTATATATAAGATCGATAAAATGGTTACAGTATACACAACTCCGAAACATAAAGATGAAATCATAAATCACTCAAATAGAAAAAAACAATACTATTTTTTAAATTAAATTTTTAATAAAAAAACGATTTTTCAACCATTCTTTTAGTTAACACCAACTAAAACTAAGCTCATCTGTAACCAGAGTATTATGGAAAAAACTAATGTCGGAAGTTAGATTCCCAAAGAGACACTTGGAGGAAATAAGAGGTGTAGCTCAAGATAGGCTCATGAAATACCTATACAATGATGCCGGAGGTTCCAACGAACAACTTGCAGAGCTAGCTTCAGCTATTAGTAGTAATTGTTACGGTGGACTAAAAATTATTCCGGGCCCAGTTAAAGGTAAAAACAGAGCTCTTGATAAAATTAACAAAGATTATGGCGGGGATGTTTATGACCTTAAAGATCTTGTGCGCATGACAATTATTGCGGACAATAAGAGCTGTTTATCTCAAGTAAGACAGGGATTAATAGCCAGCTGTATAAGCCGAAATGGCTATGGCATAATTAAAAATTCTGAGACTTTTCCCGAACAAGATCCTTGTGGGTATTCAGGGCTTAATTTTGTTGCTAGATTGCCTAATGGTCGCGCTGGTGAAGTACAAGCTAATACACCAAACAGAATGTATGGGAAAATGGCGAAAGAAGATTTTGAGAAGTTTCTTGGACCCCATAAGTATATTTCAATTCTTTGCAAATATAGAATTGAGGGCGGCTTGGGTCATGGATTGTATGAAATATATCGTTCTAATATGGGAGGATTTAGAAAAGCTGCAGCTTCACTAAGCAAGCAATACTACGCTTTTCTTCGTTCTGATAACCCCAAAATAAATTCGGCACGTTCTTTACAGGAAGACCTAACAGCTATGAAGCTACTATTTGCTCATATTTTTCATTAACCTATATCTATTTTCATAAAATTAGTACAATAGATGATGGACTACTCTTATATTAAGTGAAAGCTTTTATAACCACTGTCGAATAAGCGAAAAATAACTATACGAATCTATATTCTGAGGAAAGCCAGCTAACAATTTGAAAGGAATTAATCAACTATATATAGACTCCACATTCAAATTGGTTATAAATATACATACCAGCCTGACACGTAAACAAAGCAATCCTGGACGTTATCAATCGTACACAGATATCAATGATCACCGAAACTAACTAATGATGGAGTCTGACATTATCATTTTAACCTTATAAGCACGAAGCAAAAAAATAAAATTAATTATGTATGTAATAAATATATATGCAGAAATTACATATCTAGATAGATCCATCACATAATTAACGACCAGAACTTAGCTCTCCAGAATTCCACAGTGAAATTTAATTTTACGTTATGGTGGATAGATGTTTGTACTTCAGATATTGCGACTAAAAAATCAAAGCATAAGTATTCATTATACACATCATAGATAAATCATTAATTTAGTATCTATTTTACAGGAACATAGAATATGTTAATTTCCGTCAGCCATTGATACAAGCAGTTAGCAAATAAATTATTAAATTAATATTCCATTCAGATGATAAAGGACATAAATTTGATGCGTTTTTCTATTATAAGAGCCACTTCGGTTGGCGCACTATTACTTGTATCTACAACAGTTTTTTCTCATGGATTGATACAAGAACCCAAATCAAGAAATCAATTGTGCGGTGTGGAAATCAAACCAGACCAAGCAAGTGGAACTATTTGTGAAGAGGCGTTTGCCTCAGATCATTTAGGAGGGTATCAATTCATGAGTGTTCTAACCCATACTCAGGGTCGTTCAGTTGTAAAGCAATTACCTGAACGTGTGTGTGGATTCGACAGTGAAACTTGGAATGGAGGTCCGACTCCTTGGGACTCTGCAATTGACTGGCCGATAGTAAACATCAGCGCAGGAAATCGTAAATTCACTTGGAATATTTCCTGGGGTTCCCACTTTGAAGATACGGAAGAATTTCGATACTGGATAACAAAACCAGACTTTCACTTTCAAGTTGGAGTACCACTGAGATGGTCGGATTTTGAGTCAGAAGCTTTTTGCAAGCTAGATTATGATGATACTAATCCAACTGGCAACCTAAAAATTATTCCCGATAAAGACAATTCTCTATTTCATACCTACTGTGATGTTCCAGAACGTAGCGGCCGTCACGTAATATATGCGGAGTGGGGGCGTAATCAATGGACCTATGAACGCTTTCATGGCTGTGTAGATGTTATGTTCAACTCTGGTGCGGGTAGTCCGCCAATCGTTTATGACCAATCTGTAACTGTTAAACAAAATGAAAACCTGATAGTCACT
This DNA window, taken from Microbulbifer sp. GL-2, encodes the following:
- a CDS encoding FAD-binding protein, with protein sequence MRIKETDIVIIGAGPVGLMCHYLAQMSNINSIVLDKSGGPLKVGRADALNARTLQLLEIGSLFDDIYPLGLSCDTSSVWKDGKFISRQSDWWRSLKGCFHKHFLMLGQSHLENLLDEKLTEKGSSVKRLIKVDNIEIKGDGCYTTLNNGEIISSRYVVGADGSKSFVRNLFDVDFEIVRPNIIWAVIDGILDTDFPKVPEIIVFQAETADVAWIPREGKLDRFYVRMDTKEFSIEDAIDKINKVTRPYSVRFKEIEWFSQFSVRESVAENFILQDKIFLAGDAAHIHSVNGGQGLNTGISDAFNLIWKINMVMNHGMPSNLLRTYEYERKPVAKNVIEGSGELTRSTKFSEAGMHAQDYVKIIEKRAGYITGMGVEYSGKGLSGSRVFDFSIYEKKIKKRLYSILDYSKFTLLIVGDAEFLICMPKVVKLMQVYFEEGFGRYWTDDTTYKDKAILIRPDGHIESVSSLENIGSLFENLNLPLSFSIA
- a CDS encoding TauD/TfdA family dioxygenase — protein: MHYETIKLNPFGVMLKPKSGAVSIRHIEIDLLRELFNKEFFVVLRGFEPLRDSLDFETFSQYWGEIDIWPFGKVLDLIQNEDPDDHIFDNSYMPLHWDGMYRPKIPQYQIFQCVKAPSENQGGKTYFSNTFSALENASTEDVNVWKQVTGTYQRKMEFYNSKVISPIITKHPHREYNVIRYSEPHFESRGKLINPPITRFTGIDVEYIDDFHRSLRKALYSQNTLYAHRWQTDDIVISDNFTLLHGRESFKSKSSRHIRRIQVLSNPQFENPGLDSYQ
- a CDS encoding polysaccharide lyase, translating into MNNKIALLLLVFFYGFSNLTFSDILSVKPDSATHALKDTPLSTATEYTDYALFRMNFEVNSPLKINNDRLKVVTFSSSGANRLLEASYIPYNRGSERITGKLPLNNAVKSATLSYDVKFHSDFQFVKGGKLHGLGGGSSTTGCDPVDSNGWSVRVMFNGDGAPKLYVYHQDRQSSCGDSFSNFTGFKFSLNRWYRVEVFVKLNTTANNADGYIELYVDGKKIVEKHGLRLTGNMNALVDTFMFNTFHGGSTEDWAPSKTVKAYFDNFTVKSEKRIFGKNGWTCEYKEGGIYTANGACCMNSCGSCGGSGCGDLPGGATSCCSIKIVNEAPLCSYPNTGAPCRL
- a CDS encoding glycosyl hydrolase family 8, with the translated sequence MNKLMDRFDMEFFLSQSKTASQNNLKTITLNIRPRKKSMANFKSMRSLFCVVIMALSASFVTAQNYPFPQNIDYYGIKPNSQTTQSQNESVKEFYDYWKDKYLRQSATIEGGYYVHGADTDGHGKGTSESHGYGMVITALMAGYNQNAKSEFDGLFTFFNTHRSHLNAELMGWKIDESETSGIYSSATDGDMDIAYALLLADKQWGSNTEINYKQEAIDMINNGLRVSDYNSESKRLMLGDWDTQKIYTTRSSDWMTGHLRAYENATNDAEWLAAIDSIYDMVAQLNTQNSNSGLMPDFVTGQNPRPDTENDNGTGEKNSGHYYYNAARTPLRLSMDYIHNGDQRSKSASEKLVTWVRLQIGDSYDFNKYYSGYTINGNVLPGAEYNSTVFIAPVVVAASVDSANQEMVNAGWNYIKAKHESYFEDTINLLSLLALTGNWWAPNQTTGNDNGIPIALSKSATTTMNMPVLIRLEGIDDGTITAYHIHTQPAHGAISWSGSQVNYVPSKNYIGSDSFSYTVTDDDGNVSVPAKVTLSVIEDTLPTLSCNVKEEFWTGGFLATVTVTNTSEAVLRNWQVDLSLGVGESFNYGWSANFNASSNPLKASGLEWNNLLQPGESTDFGFIGDSIAGHSKITCQ
- a CDS encoding cellulase family glycosylhydrolase; this encodes MYKLTLKLSGIILPLSASLFTMSAMPTFAATCEYRVQNEWNNGFVASIRITNDTTSTISDWDVNWVYSGEDRITNDWSTKLSGNNPYTALPESYNAIIEPGHSIEFGFQGTKNSDPAESPVISGSVCEPVDPPEPPEPSEGVFRVNGSGKITKNDEVLPVRCGAWFGLEGRHEPSDDANNPGGAPMELFIGNTFWANGGQGTGRTIQQTIDEIKAQGVNVIRLPIVPQTLEADNPQGIPDVFKNHPSVLSENSRQALEDFIVLADKNDLNLIIDIHSCSNYVGWRAGRLDAIPPYTDADREEYDFTREDYACSDAGPGVTVHEYNEDRWLENLREIASLSDKLGVGNILGIDIFNEPWDYTWDEWKSLAESAYQEIDKVNSDILIVVEGVAAKKSDGTPVPHGNEESNPNWGENFYGQADNPLNIPKERLVLSPHIYGPSVFVQRQFMDESQERCNGLEGDAAGDEQCNILIDTEKLVNGWEEHFGYLRDEGFAIVIGEFGGNMDWPAGTAPIRDQKRWKHIAPGIDEDWQNVAVDYMVEHEIEACYWAINPESGDAAGWYGHEYDPVSNTEGWGQWNVFDTRKTDLLNRLWGNK